A single region of the Longimicrobium sp. genome encodes:
- a CDS encoding lamin tail domain-containing protein — protein MILAWPSRAALLLGVALPLAACDTPLSSHSVTAPRLATVPAQGTASTLDVASWNIEWFGSTGNGPADEALQLANARDIISGADMDVWGVAEIVDQAHWNSLESQLTGYTGLLAGESIVTGGSTYYGATEQKVGLLYKSSMATLLGAKIILTAYDADFAGRPPLEVTLRMTLNGATEDVVFIVMHAKAFNDDASWQRRANASAALKSYLDATYPTQKVFVMGDFNDDVDTSITAGKASPYKNFVDDAARYSFPTKALSDAGTASTTSYTDMIDHHLITNEASATYAAGSVQVYRVDSYVANYATTTSDHYPVLSRYTFGGGGGTTTPAVRITAPNGGESYTAGSSQTITWTSAAVSNVKLEYTLDGTAWTQITASTPAAAGSYGWTVPSTASTAAKVRISDASAATLSDASDGAFTIAAAATPAKVIINEIMANEPGSDVAGEFVELVNVGGTSIGIGGWTISDGGGVRHTFAAGTTLGAGKAIVVYGGSGSIPAGLTNAVAASTGALNLANGGDQVIVKNGATTINSFTYPSSLAGTDGVSMNRSPDTSATGGFVLHTAVSSLTSSGGKRANGTAY, from the coding sequence ATGATCCTGGCCTGGCCTTCACGTGCCGCGCTCCTGCTCGGCGTTGCTCTTCCGCTCGCCGCGTGCGACACGCCGCTCTCCTCGCACTCCGTCACCGCGCCGCGCCTGGCGACGGTGCCGGCGCAGGGGACGGCATCGACGCTGGACGTGGCGAGCTGGAACATCGAGTGGTTCGGCAGCACGGGCAACGGGCCCGCCGACGAGGCGCTGCAGCTCGCCAACGCACGCGACATCATCTCCGGCGCGGACATGGACGTGTGGGGCGTTGCCGAGATCGTGGACCAGGCGCACTGGAACAGCCTCGAATCGCAGCTCACCGGCTACACCGGCCTGCTGGCGGGCGAGTCCATCGTCACCGGCGGCTCCACCTACTACGGCGCCACCGAGCAGAAGGTGGGGCTGCTCTACAAGTCGTCGATGGCCACGCTGCTCGGCGCGAAGATCATCCTGACCGCGTACGACGCCGACTTCGCGGGGCGACCGCCGCTGGAGGTGACGCTGCGTATGACGCTGAACGGCGCCACCGAGGACGTGGTCTTCATCGTCATGCACGCCAAGGCCTTCAACGACGACGCGAGCTGGCAGCGCCGCGCCAACGCGTCCGCCGCGCTGAAGTCGTATCTGGACGCCACCTATCCCACGCAAAAGGTGTTCGTGATGGGCGACTTCAACGACGACGTGGACACCTCCATCACCGCGGGGAAGGCGTCGCCGTACAAGAACTTCGTGGACGACGCGGCGCGCTACTCATTCCCCACCAAGGCGCTATCGGATGCGGGAACCGCGTCGACCACGTCGTACACCGACATGATCGACCACCACCTGATCACCAACGAGGCGAGCGCGACCTACGCGGCCGGCTCCGTCCAGGTGTACCGGGTGGACTCGTACGTCGCCAACTACGCCACCACCACCAGCGACCACTACCCGGTGCTCTCCCGCTACACCTTCGGCGGCGGCGGCGGCACCACCACGCCGGCCGTGCGCATCACGGCGCCGAACGGTGGCGAGTCGTACACGGCCGGAAGCAGCCAGACGATCACCTGGACGTCCGCCGCGGTGTCGAACGTGAAGCTGGAGTACACGCTGGACGGCACCGCCTGGACGCAGATCACCGCCAGCACCCCCGCCGCCGCGGGCAGCTACGGCTGGACGGTGCCCTCCACCGCCAGCACCGCCGCAAAGGTGCGCATCTCTGACGCCAGCGCAGCAACGCTGAGCGACGCGAGCGACGGCGCATTCACGATCGCCGCGGCGGCGACTCCGGCGAAGGTGATCATCAACGAGATCATGGCGAACGAGCCGGGGAGCGACGTCGCGGGCGAGTTCGTGGAGCTGGTGAACGTGGGCGGGACGTCGATCGGCATCGGCGGCTGGACGATCTCGGACGGCGGCGGGGTGCGCCACACATTCGCGGCGGGCACCACGCTGGGCGCGGGGAAGGCGATCGTGGTGTACGGCGGGTCGGGGAGCATTCCGGCGGGACTCACCAACGCCGTGGCGGCTTCGACCGGCGCGCTCAACCTGGCCAACGGCGGCGACCAGGTGATCGTCAAGAACGGCGCGACGACCATCAACAGCTTCACCTACCCATCGTCGCTCGCGGGCACGGACGGCGTGTCGATGAACCGCAGCCCGGACACCTCGGCTACGGGCGGGTTCGTGCTGCACACTGCGGTGTCGTCGCTGACGTCGTCGGGCGGGAAGCGGGCGAACGGGACGGCGTACTGA
- a CDS encoding M20/M25/M40 family metallo-hydrolase: MEIMDGHPPDEREQAREIFRALVEIDTSPEHGTTDAAWAAAGWLRAGGFPAEDVSVLGPDPRKHNLVARLRGTGVHPPILLLAHLDVVDARPEDWTVPPFRLTEEGGWFYGRGTLDDKAMCALWLAALVRMRREGFVPDRDLIVALTADEEGGEDNGAAWLVEHHRPLVDAGFGLNEGGYGRIEGGRRASNQIQVAEKLPLPLRLEVAGRGGHSALPAADNPIHRLATGIARLSEHRFPLRMTEAAQAFFARMGEISGNDDMRAAAAGDLDAARRLAANPYHAALMSTTCVPTRLEAGEADNALPLFARATVDCRILPGDDPGEVLDAIRAILDDPLITVTPLTTSRSAPPSPLTPGIVGAVERVTAELWPGVHVVPVMTIGATDSQHFRRAGIPMYGVSGLFLDVTDARAHAPDERISVEAFYDAAEFVYGLLRVFSTREDG; the protein is encoded by the coding sequence ATGGAGATCATGGACGGACATCCACCGGACGAACGCGAGCAGGCGCGGGAGATCTTTCGCGCGCTGGTCGAGATCGACACCTCTCCCGAGCACGGCACCACGGACGCCGCCTGGGCCGCCGCGGGGTGGCTGCGCGCGGGCGGCTTCCCCGCGGAAGACGTGAGCGTGCTGGGCCCCGACCCGCGCAAGCACAACCTGGTCGCGCGCCTGCGCGGCACCGGTGTCCATCCGCCGATCCTCCTTCTGGCGCACCTGGACGTGGTGGACGCGCGGCCGGAGGACTGGACCGTTCCGCCCTTTCGCCTGACCGAGGAGGGCGGCTGGTTCTACGGGCGCGGCACGCTGGACGACAAGGCGATGTGCGCGCTCTGGCTCGCCGCCCTGGTCCGCATGCGCCGCGAAGGTTTCGTCCCCGACCGCGACCTGATCGTGGCGCTCACCGCCGACGAGGAGGGCGGGGAGGACAACGGCGCCGCCTGGCTGGTGGAGCACCATCGTCCGCTGGTGGACGCCGGATTCGGGCTCAACGAGGGCGGCTACGGGCGCATCGAGGGCGGCCGGCGCGCGTCCAACCAGATCCAGGTGGCCGAGAAGCTTCCGCTCCCGCTGCGCCTCGAGGTCGCGGGGCGCGGCGGCCACAGCGCCCTCCCCGCCGCAGACAACCCCATCCACCGCCTGGCCACGGGGATCGCGCGCCTCTCCGAACACCGCTTTCCGCTGCGGATGACGGAGGCGGCGCAGGCGTTCTTTGCGCGCATGGGCGAGATCAGCGGCAACGACGACATGCGTGCCGCCGCCGCGGGAGACCTGGACGCCGCGCGCCGTCTCGCCGCGAACCCGTACCACGCGGCGCTGATGAGCACCACCTGCGTCCCCACGCGTCTGGAGGCCGGCGAGGCGGACAACGCGCTCCCCCTCTTCGCGCGCGCAACCGTCGACTGCCGTATCCTCCCCGGCGACGACCCGGGCGAGGTGCTGGATGCGATCCGCGCCATCCTGGACGACCCGCTGATCACCGTGACGCCGCTGACCACGTCGCGCTCCGCCCCGCCATCGCCGCTCACGCCGGGGATCGTGGGTGCGGTGGAGCGCGTCACCGCCGAGCTGTGGCCGGGCGTCCACGTCGTTCCGGTAATGACCATCGGCGCCACTGACAGCCAGCACTTTCGCCGCGCCGGCATCCCCATGTACGGCGTCTCCGGCCTCTTCCTGGACGTCACCGACGCCCGTGCGCACGCCCCCGACGAGCGCATCAGCGTAGAGGCGTTCTACGATGCCGCAGAGTTCGTGTACGGCCTGCTGCGAGTTTTCTCTACACGGGAAGATGGCTAA